Part of the Candidatus Obscuribacterales bacterium genome, TCGGTTTGCTTAATGCCCAAAGCAAACACGGCCATAGAACGAATTTGTAGATTTTGATCTGCCAATACTTTTTTGATCAGAGGCACCGCCAACTCCGCATCCACCGTCCGCAGGCTAGCCAACGCCACCATGCGATCGCGGGCATTGTCACTATCTAAATGCTCAGAAATTTGCTCTAGGCTAAGCTGACTCATAAATAACCACCAATTGTTACAAATCTACACATAGTTATGGTGATCATTGTAACCATTTTTTCTTGTCCTCGCCGGGAGCGATCGCCCTTGGGCATTAGGGCATTCCCCCTCAAGTCCCTTCGATGACGGTAGGACTCTAATCAACCCTGGCATCTGGCCGATACTCGTCGGCTCATCTCCCATCCTTCGACCAGGTCAGGATGAACGCAGAGGTTGATGATCGCCGTTGAACTCCCATCTTCCCTAGGGTGAGTAGGGCTCTAAGATGTAGATATATGAAGCAAGGAGCATCATGCAGACCCTAACACTTGGTTCCACCCCGATCACCGTGCCGGCTCTAGGCATTGGTACCTGGGCCTGGGGCGATCGCTTTTTTTGGTCCTACGGCAACGACTACGACGACGGTCAACTGCGAGACGCCTTCAAGGCAGCCGTACAGGCGGGCGTCAATTTTTTTGACACTGCTGAAATCTATGGCTTCGGTGAATCAGAACGGCTGCTGGGGCAATTTATCCAAGAGATCGACCAGCCCGTGTATGTAGCCACCAAATACTTTCCCCTACCTTGGCGCTTCAACGCAGGCTTTGTCGCCGATGCCCTCACCGCCAGCCTCAGGCGCTTGCAGTTGCCCACAGTGGATCTCTATCAAGTTCACTGGCCCTTCGACTTTCTCCTGGGACAACCCACGCTCATGGATGCCCTAGCGGATGAGGTGCAGCAGGGACGCGTTAAGGCCGTAGGCGTGAGCAACTATTCTGCCGAGCAACTGAAGCAGGCCCAGGAACTATTGGCCAAGCGGGACGTGCCCCTAGCTGTTAACCAGGTGCAGTATTCTCTCCTAGCTCGACAGATTGAGCAGAATGGCGTCATGGCTACAGCTCGGGATCTCGGGATCACTATCCTGGCCTACAGTCCCCTGGCTCAGGGACTACTCACCGGCAAGTACGCCACAGATACCGATACCAAACCGCTCGGGGCACGTCGCATCGATCCGCGCTTTAGCCCTAAGGGTTTAGCCAAACTCGATCCGGTCGTGGCCGCATTGAGAGACATTGCCCAGAGCAACGATCGCACCCCGGCCCAAGTCGCCCTCAATTGGCTGGTCGCCCAGGGAAATGTGGTGCCGATCCCCGGTGCCAAGAATGCTCAGCAGGCCCAGCAAAATGCCGGAGCCCTGGGCTGGCAGCTCAACGAAAGCGATCGCCAACGTCTAGCCGAGGTGACTCAGGATTGGGCATGATCCCCAGGATCTAGCGCTCTCTCACCAGGTCTTCAACGATCGATATATCTCACTCGATACATTTCATTGAGTTCACAAAAGGGCGATCGCCCTAGGAGGCTAGTTATGAAACTCTTAACCGATTGGGGCTTTACGGCAGAAAGCTGGCGAGGCACGCGGGGTGAATATTGGGTGGTGATGCAGGGGCTGCTGATGGTGGGCTTTGTCCTCGTGCCTGTCTATGGGCCAGCCCTGCCCCTAGGTCTGAGTCTTGGCCTCAAAGCGATCGCCCTTGGTCTGGCCCTGTTCGCCTTGGTGCTCTTGGGCAAAGGACTCGTGGACTTGGGGCAAAGCCTTACCCCTCTGCCCTATCCCCGCGAGGATGGGCAACTGATTCAAACTGGCATGTATGGCATCGTGCGCCATTGCTTGTACAGCGGCATTGTCCTGATGGCGATCGCCTTTAGCCTATGGCAAGGCAGTCTATCTCATCTAGCAGCCACCCTCGTGCTCTTCTTCTTTTTCGACTTCAAGGCTCGTAAGGAAGAAGCCTGGTTGACTGACAAATATCCTGATTATTCAGCCTATCAACAGCGAGTGAAGAAACTATTACCTTGGATTTATTAATTGCCCAGAAGCAGCATTACCCTAAACTCGTCTTCTGCTACTAGTCTTTTAGGCAGATCTAGATTCAGCCTGAATCGCAGATGATAGAAGGAACGTCACCTTATCCTCACATCCAAAAAGGCATGCATTCCAAGCTCAGCCATCCAAACTAGGATAACGATAAGATGACGCCTCATTCACTACTCATGCTTCAGGTATAACCCTATGGGACAGTCTGTCATTCAGGTTGATGCATTTACCGATACTCCCTTTCAAGGCAATCCAGCGGCGGTGTGCATGTTGTCTGCACCCCAGGCTGATCAGTGGATGCAGGGGATTGCCAAGGAAATGAACCTCTCAGAAACGGCGTTTCTGATCCCCAAGGGCTCGGGCTTCCATTTGCGCTGGTTCACGCCCACCATGGAAGTACCGCTCTGTGGTCATGCCACTCTAGCCAGTGCCCACGTCCTTTGGTCAGAAGGATACCTCGATCCGTCGCTACCGGCGGAGTTTTACACCCAAAGCGGCACCTTGACCGCCCGTAAGCTAGACAACTGGATTGAACTCAACTTCCCCGTCAATCCATCCAAACCCTTGATCCGCATTCCAGCCGGTCTAGAGGATGCTCTGGGGGCCGCCGTCCATACGGTCATGAAAAATACCTCGGGAGGCTATCTTGTTGAGGTGGCCTCAGAAGCGGCTGTGCGCCAGATCCACCCGAGTGCCAGCCATCTGCTGCAGGCCAGCATTTCCGACGTGATCGTCACCAGCCAAGCCGATCCCGACTCCGGCTTTGATATTGTCTCTCGCTACTTTGCGCCAGGACTGGGCATTGATGAAGATCCGGTCACCGGTTCAGCCCACTGCTGCCTAGCGCCCTACTGGTGCGATCGCCTCCAGAAAGACACGTTATTGGCCTATCAAGCCTCAGCGCGCGGGGGCATCGTCAAAGTCCACTACGACGGCGGCGATCGCGTCCATTTACAGGGACAGGCCGTCACCGTGCTGCGCGGCGAGTGGTTTGTTTAGAACGACTGAACCTGGGTAGGGGTAAGCGTCGATTCAGCCGGCTCTAGGGCCTGGATTGCCAGGTCATAGCTCATGTCTACCTGGGCCTGAAAACCGGGCTGGAGAGCCCCGGAAACTGGCGCAGCTTCCTGGGGAAAAGGAGCCGCTGCTAGAGCAATATAGCGATCGCCCACAGCTAGCCCATAGGTTGGGTCATAGCCCCGCCAGCCAGCTCCCGGTAAATACACCTCCGCCCAAGCATGCAGATGAGCATCGGGATTCTCGGGATCGCCTTCGTGATAGCCACTGACAAACCGCGCCGCCAACCCTACCGACCGGCAAACCGCCATAAACAGCACCGTCAGATCTCGGCAAGAACCCAGCTTTTTCTGCCAGGTGACGCTAGGAGGATAGGGATCCCCCGTTTCCCGCAGGATATAGCTGCTGTGGTGGTAGATACGCTGATTCAGCTCGGTCAAAAAGTTGATGGTATTGCCTTGGGTCATCTCCCACATGGACTGACCTAGCTCCGTTGCCATGGGATCGAGAATGCCGGGTGTGGGGATGAAATGCCCGACCCAATAGGGCTGGAGCTGGCTGTACAAGCGGCTGGGATAGTTAATCGGCAAGGATGCCGCCCAAGGTTCCAGGATAAAGTTGAAGGGATTATCGCGATAGGTTTCAACCACCGAGTTTGTCTCTAGGGTCAGGCGATGCGTAGGCTGATCGTCAAACCAAGCCTTGAGGCTCGAATGTCCATCTAGGTCAATATTGTCAGAAAGTCCGACGGGGCGCGGCGTAATCTCCAGGGAAAACTGGGTGAGGCTTTGGGCCGCATCCGAGCGGGGACGTAGTCGCACCACATGGGCATCGAGCCGCACGGGGCGATCGTAGGTGTAGGTCG contains:
- a CDS encoding PhzF family phenazine biosynthesis protein, which codes for MGQSVIQVDAFTDTPFQGNPAAVCMLSAPQADQWMQGIAKEMNLSETAFLIPKGSGFHLRWFTPTMEVPLCGHATLASAHVLWSEGYLDPSLPAEFYTQSGTLTARKLDNWIELNFPVNPSKPLIRIPAGLEDALGAAVHTVMKNTSGGYLVEVASEAAVRQIHPSASHLLQASISDVIVTSQADPDSGFDIVSRYFAPGLGIDEDPVTGSAHCCLAPYWCDRLQKDTLLAYQASARGGIVKVHYDGGDRVHLQGQAVTVLRGEWFV
- a CDS encoding transglutaminase family protein, translated to MRYNITHLTTYTYDRPVRLDAHVVRLRPRSDAAQSLTQFSLEITPRPVGLSDNIDLDGHSSLKAWFDDQPTHRLTLETNSVVETYRDNPFNFILEPWAASLPINYPSRLYSQLQPYWVGHFIPTPGILDPMATELGQSMWEMTQGNTINFLTELNQRIYHHSSYILRETGDPYPPSVTWQKKLGSCRDLTVLFMAVCRSVGLAARFVSGYHEGDPENPDAHLHAWAEVYLPGAGWRGYDPTYGLAVGDRYIALAAAPFPQEAAPVSGALQPGFQAQVDMSYDLAIQALEPAESTLTPTQVQSF
- a CDS encoding aldo/keto reductase → MQTLTLGSTPITVPALGIGTWAWGDRFFWSYGNDYDDGQLRDAFKAAVQAGVNFFDTAEIYGFGESERLLGQFIQEIDQPVYVATKYFPLPWRFNAGFVADALTASLRRLQLPTVDLYQVHWPFDFLLGQPTLMDALADEVQQGRVKAVGVSNYSAEQLKQAQELLAKRDVPLAVNQVQYSLLARQIEQNGVMATARDLGITILAYSPLAQGLLTGKYATDTDTKPLGARRIDPRFSPKGLAKLDPVVAALRDIAQSNDRTPAQVALNWLVAQGNVVPIPGAKNAQQAQQNAGALGWQLNESDRQRLAEVTQDWA
- a CDS encoding isoprenylcysteine carboxylmethyltransferase family protein, whose protein sequence is MKLLTDWGFTAESWRGTRGEYWVVMQGLLMVGFVLVPVYGPALPLGLSLGLKAIALGLALFALVLLGKGLVDLGQSLTPLPYPREDGQLIQTGMYGIVRHCLYSGIVLMAIAFSLWQGSLSHLAATLVLFFFFDFKARKEEAWLTDKYPDYSAYQQRVKKLLPWIY